The genomic window CTGACCGCCGACGAAAAACGGAAAATGAAAAAACAGCGCGAGAAAGAACTGCGCAAAAAGAAACGAGAATCGAGAAACTAAAAAACTAACAGCAACTAGCGGCTAGCCACTAGCAACTAGCCGCAGCAGTTACACTAAGCGTGTCTGTCGCTAGTTGCTAATCGCTAATTGCTAGTCGCTTCAAAGGAGACCCACGTGGCCGTTAAAATTCGCATGAAACGCTTAGGGCGGAAGCACCGCTCTTATTTTCGCATTTGCGCTACCGACTCCCGCGCCCCGCGCGATGGTCGGGTGATTGAAGAAATCGGCAGTTACGATCCGATGATTCCGCTCACCGACGCCCGCTGCCAGCTCAACCACGATCGGGTGAAATACTGGCTGGGCGTGGGAGCCAAACCTTCGGACCGCGTCAGCATTCTGATTAAAAAATACGGCCCGGAAGGA from Pirellulales bacterium includes these protein-coding regions:
- the rpsP gene encoding 30S ribosomal protein S16, which encodes MAVKIRMKRLGRKHRSYFRICATDSRAPRDGRVIEEIGSYDPMIPLTDARCQLNHDRVKYWLGVGAKPSDRVSILIKKYGPEGTHLKEQEAAVAQYKAPKVVPDAGEPKLIAKPKKAEEAPAESAPAESSGGVEATAPAAE